Below is a genomic region from Henckelia pumila isolate YLH828 chromosome 3, ASM3356847v2, whole genome shotgun sequence.
AATGGTGTCATGGTCTGTTTTTTAAACTTTCTAAACTACTCTCACCCCAATTATCCACATTCTCTCGGTTATAGGTTCCAACTTCCAACTAATTCACATCCCTTATTTCCCTCCCAAATCCCAAACATATGCATTcctctttattttcttttttttttttttttgaattactTTCTTATTTTACAGATCTAAgtgaaatatatttttcaacccAACACAAAAATTatactcaaattttttttatatatttctaGCGAGTACTATATTTTTTATCCATTGCTTACGTTAATATCTTTTATcgcacatgcattgcatgtaCTTATTTGTTAGTATTTATAAACCTTTTTGAAAGAgagagatgaaaaaaaaaatttacctatttttttataatatattttattctaaATAAGACATATAATCATTTAAGGgaaaatatagataaatattatataatatcttattaaatatgatggttaaatataaataaataattggctaaaatatgattttaaaaaaaaaagaagaattggctaaaatagtttttatgatattgtttatttaattgattaatgagatgtatttttaaaaatattttaaatattttttgttaataaaaaattaaatcatgatctcaaaattaattattccAGATATGTAAAATTATTTATGGtagatatatataaacaaaaaatctaagtaaaatagattgctttgatatttttttttattaaattaagatgaattttaattttttttttcttattttgtaAAAGTATTTTtggtttataaaaaattaaaccgtgatctaaaaataattattctacgcctttttgtattttattaaaatatatatgacATAGATGTTTCATGTTGATTAATCTTGATATGAAAGATGGTTTGATTAAACATAACTTCAAAGAcattattagataaaatatcgTTTAATTTGGTTTcaacatgcatatgttttttttCCACTGCTACAAACAgatgaaaataataatatgatgagctctcgctcgatccactctcaaatatatatccTGCTTGGGAATTTCAAagattttcttcacaaattaaGGTAACTAACTATTGAATTTATATATGCTACGTACTCAAGATCTTGATGTTATTTTTGCAACAGTTAGCAGCCTCCAAGGGGATTACTGGACTGGTAAAAGAATTAACATGAAGAAGCTAGGTACTTACTTGTTTATGAGAGATCATATATCTAATTATTTGTTCGCCTTTACATGATCGAATCCATGGCTCAGATTATTGGGCATGCAACATCACTCTTCAGTGTAATGCAAAGATATCAATTTGTCCAAAATATTTAGTTAATGCAACGTTGTTCTGTACAAGTTGTAACATTAAATTTGTTTTCTAAATACTGATCAAAATACTTAGCTTGTTAGGTGGCTCCATGTTTATGCGAACGTAATTCAGAAATTTTGTCTATATTTCACATTTAGTCTACTAATTATCTGATGCTttcaaaacacaaaacacaTCTTAAAACATTCTACATACACGCGAAAAAGGCGAAACGGCCAGCTGCTGTTTAATCAACAACCAAATTATTCACTCATATCTGTAATTGATGGACTCGAAGGACATGGGGACTGCTCTCATGTGCTGCCATTGGAATGCTGCTGAACTTACAATCCACCATCAAAGCCGATTGAACCGCGCTTTCTTGAATCCTGATTTTTTCTATAAGTTGTAGTAGAATGCTTTCCAGCTCTGCTCCATCCATCCATTCATGGATTTCTGCTCTGATGCGTCCCAGATTTTCGCGTAACAAATTCCACGCTGGGAAGTTCTTTCTTGGCATCATGAAGTCTCCTTCCTCCAGCTGCAAACTCGGGCAGAAATCGCCTAAACCGTCGCCAAGATATATCATCCTCTTCTTCCCTTCTTTGACTGCAGAGCATTTGATCCTTTCCACAATCATACCCTTTCATTAATTAAACAAACGCAAGATCAGTACACgctcaaataattaataataattaaaaaaaaacagtactcaagattttattatatatacataccTTGCACATGTTTGGAGGGCAAGGATTGATGCATCCATGAGGAGACGACTTGAAATCAACGTAAGGAGAGATCCTCAACCTCCCTTCATCGTCCTGGTAGCTCGGGTTCGTGTTGATCTCGGAGAAGCAATCTTTTATTCCCAGGTGATCAAGAATCGTCTCAATGAAGAAGGTGTTGGCATCGCTCACTATCCTCAGATCACAcctaaaaatttatgaaaacataaatcaaaactccaaaatcttGACCACCCaattcgatatatatatattatatatgtagatGTATTATACGTACCCTAAAGCATGGGCCGTTTTGATTGCCGGGACTATGCGAGGATGTATCGGAACCGTCCTCAGCACTAGTTTGATCTCTTCAATGGAAAATCCTCGCTGATGGAATTCTAACATCATCCTATCCTGCAGCATCGTAAAACAAATTAAAGAAACAAATATATTGATATTACTTACCGTTGAAAGATCGATACACGTACCATGAGTGAGTTCCAAGGCATTGTGGGGAGAAGCTTATTGAACAAATCGGTGGCGCCATGTTCGTCCACCACCCAATTGTCGCTGTCGGGCTCTATGATCGTCTTGTCAAAGTCGAAAACCACCATGATTCCGGCCATGACAAAGAGAAGAGGAATAGGGTGAAGATTTATGTTTCGTGAAAACGTAATGGAGACTTCGTAAGCGGGGGTTGGGGGTATATATTTGGGGGGAGGGATATTGAGTTTGTGTAAACCAACTAGGATTCCACTTTAATTTCCTTAACCAACTAGGATTCCACTTTAATTTCCTTTTAAATACAAATAATACTCAGTTTACGCGTGTATTTAAAGCCACTCGTATGTATTTGAAAATACAAATCTTGGCTTCAGAATATATGCATGTCTATCTatttaaatcaaaatcaaagtgTCATGAAAATTTCATCTTCAacgtttaataattaatttattattggtATCTAAAAGAaggttataaatattataatgagtgaaaattattttggtacatgaactataGATAAAAAGTCAAATTGGAatatgaactattgaaaatggtttaattggtatatgatcaaactcaaaagtTAATTTTGCCAATtacttaaattgcttttaagtttaatattgttattaaatttattaattgaactacatacatatttttttcttttaaattattatattaattataattgtaaatataaattcatatttactaattactatactataaaaagaagattatatatcatgtataCGAAAAAAGTATTCAATGTAAAATTTGTAGATCATAAATGAAAAgacacaaacatatatatcatttttattttgatttatataaataataatattataacatagataaaaaaaaaacaatatcttttattatatatttgtaatatatattatttttgaatatataatttatcaattgttatatatatgtgtgtatatgcatgtttatattaattaatatttacaatatttCGTACAATAAGTACGATCCTTTGTttataatctaaaatttaaataattaaatataaatttatgcttataattgtattaataaaatgattttgaataataaaatgtgtatctattttaattttaaaaaaatattagactTTAAAATAATGTAAGTAAAGGGTAAAATTGTCTTTATAAGTTGattatgtaccaattaaacaattttcaataattcatgtaccaatttgatattttatcaatagttcgtgtatcaaaatgaattttactcatattataatattatattgataTTCCCGACTAATGAGTTCTCTGATTTATTCAAATAAAGTACAATGTTATTctttagaaataaaataaattgtaaGAAGAATATGTGTGTAATCCAAATGAAACAACCAGCCACGATTATTCATTCCATCATGAAATAAGAATTAATTCTGACTTGTTCTTAAGGCATGTCCAAATTATTTAAGTAGATAAATATATGACCAGTGTTTAGGTGTTTAATTCAGTTTACATGACTAACATATTTAGTTTGTAAATTATTGGGTTACTTCGGGATTTTTTCAGTACACACTGGAAAGTAAAGAAACGACCCATGTTCCCATGTCATTAGGAAAAAGATAATTAATTCGAACTTGAAGAGTCTCATAAAGACTCTATTTAttccttttattattttgatgtatatgcaaaaataaataactatggaAGTAAATAGGAGAAGATGATTTAAGCTGGCTAGTGtgctttaaattaattaagagatctattttcttgaaatttgtAACCAAATGAATGGGTTATacgttctaattttttttaaagattttttttattatatgcgctctctttttttctttttttttttttcaattcattttttttatattttattatatcggCTAATTCAAGAATTAGGTATTAATTTTAGAAAAACTCAATTGAATCAATTAATTCAATTCAATTTtccattttctaaaaaaatattcgaTTAAtcgaattataaataattaaatttctattttttatattagactttatatatattttataatatttgttggacgtttttatatttaatattgtactcaattttttatttttaatttttacaacCATAACATGTTTTTCTATGACAAAAATGTCTTAttcaattattaaaattttaattatttttaaataaaaatcggTTAATTGAGTTATCGAGATGAAGTAACCGATATTTTAATTCAGTTcaattagcttaaaaaaattgtatattaaagtTTTCCCTTccattttacaaattttttttaaaaaaatcaatgaaaGGAAAAACAAATCTCGAAGAATctaaattttggaaaaattaaaacaaaaggcAAAAAAATAAGACAAAggttcaaaaaatatatttaaattatattataaaagaAAGTATGAAATGAACTCTATATGGCATGTCCATTCCTTTGGTTTGTTAACATGTTTGATGGAACTGGAACAGATCAGGGGTGTTCGGTAAATTCGTTAGTTCCGGCTTCAATTCTATAGGACGTTCAAGATTATGTGGTGTTTTTGGATAGATTAGGTACATGTGGCAAAGTTGTGTGTGCATTCCAAATCACTTTTGTTGTCACTAACACGTACATCATGATAATAGTGCATTATAACTTTAGGACTGTTAACATAAAATTGAGTTTCGCTCAATTCGATTATTGAATCTCTTCGATTATACACATATGTATTTGTCATGATCGAAATACTATTGTTGTTGGAATAGAACAAATAGTAAGCTTCTATTTGTCCCACTGAACGACTGATATAGGCGTCTACTGGTCCAGCAGTGAGTTTAGCAGTGTTAGCCACTGAACTCCTTCTTTCTCTAGATCTCCAAAAGTCAGCCAACAAAGATACGGTTGTGCAAAAAATATTAACTGGGAGATTGACTCGCATCATCCGGTTCAACTGGTGTATGAGAGGAAATATAAAAGCAGTAGATGACATAGAGATTGTTTTTGGATGTTCGGATACTCAActgctcctacgtcaccccttattCTGTCTCCAGACGGTATCACTAGAATAATTTGACACGACGTCCCACCTCAGGTCAGGACTTACCCCACTGCCTAACACCAAGACTTCTAGTAAATTTACTGATTTCAACCCTCGGCTGAAAACAGATTACAGAGGTTTACAACACCTCTACTCATGTACGAATACAAAGTTTGTAACTAAACACTAAGCACAGAATGATCCTATGAGATTTGATATGACTTGATGTGTGTGTTGGTGTTCTTCGACTTTTATGAGTGATCTTCAATGTAAGCATGAACCCTTCCTGTATGAATGTAATAGCTGAAAGTGTTCAACTGCGATTGTTTCTTTGATGAGTGTTGTGAGTTTTTGTAAGCCGACCAGTTCTACCGTTGGTTGTAGTCTCTAATTATAGTGGCAAGATAACGGTGTCTTGATTCAAATACATCCGTTGATAAATAGACGTTTTCTTGTCGTTTAGCTCACTGTATAAAGGTACATTGTGACTGTGTAGATTTGAATTTGATCAGTGTACTAGAGACCGTAGGTTAATAGATTTAACTGGTTACAAGAGAGTTTCTGTTGAGTTTCTCTGTTGCTTCTGTTGCTTTCTTAGTTTGTTTGCtggttttcttttgttttgttgATATTAACT
It encodes:
- the LOC140891961 gene encoding inorganic pyrophosphatase 1-like is translated as MAGIMVVFDFDKTIIEPDSDNWVVDEHGATDLFNKLLPTMPWNSLMDRMMLEFHQRGFSIEEIKLVLRTVPIHPRIVPAIKTAHALGCDLRIVSDANTFFIETILDHLGIKDCFSEINTNPSYQDDEGRLRISPYVDFKSSPHGCINPCPPNMCKGMIVERIKCSAVKEGKKRMIYLGDGLGDFCPSLQLEEGDFMMPRKNFPAWNLLRENLGRIRAEIHEWMDGAELESILLQLIEKIRIQESAVQSALMVDCKFSSIPMAAHESSPHVLRVHQLQI